From the Gossypium hirsutum isolate 1008001.06 chromosome A02, Gossypium_hirsutum_v2.1, whole genome shotgun sequence genome, the window ACAAAGCTATGACAAATAGAGTGAACAGATCTTTAATTTTTACTGATGTCCTTCAAGCAAATGCAGTGGATACTGGCTTTCGTGTTCTCAGTTGCATGGAGGTATATCATTCAGTTAGTCCCATCTCTTCCGATGATTCCGCACAGGTATGCAAGAGATACCCATTAATCCCTACCAATTCCATCCCTGCGAAGATAAGGTAAAATGCAACAAATGAAGCCAGAATCCAATGGAAGAACCAGCCACCAGCACCACCTGCCAGATCATAATCCACCCTACCTAATCTAGATGATAATAACTAATTGTCCAGAGTTATGAGCCAATGCAATTGAAGGCCAAACATAGCTACTTTAAAACAGGTGTTCCTTCATTGATCAGACAATTTTTAAGACATTGGTCACAGTCACTCACAGGTAAGAAACAACTAAGGTAGAACACACTCGCACTATCTTTTAGCATGAATTCCACCATAAAATCCGCTCCCTATCTGATAATATGCAAAGAAGAACTATGCCAACATAGTATCTAAGTATATGAGTAGAAGGCTGAAGATCAATTTCTTCCCTGTCACCAAATTTGTGGCATAAGCCGAAATAATCAGTAACTGCCACCACTGCTGTCAGTCACAAACAGAGCAGCCAAGGAGTTGATAGCAGATAAGTAGAACAACAACAGGCTATGTTCACAACTTGTTTTCACAAGTTCCTACCAACAGTTATGACTTCCCTGTTTCTCCTGAAATTCTATGACTAGAGAGACAGTGAAATGTGTTTTCCCCCCTTGGCATAAGATATCCTTGTTGGTTTGTAACCAAATGAATGCACATTTTCTATCTGGAATCACAACTCACATTGAGATATATGTCAATCAAAACTACTCCACAACAAATCAATTTCTGCGATATTAACCAGTGCTTTCATTTGTAAGCTAATACTCTTAATCTCTAAATGAATCTTATTGGTGTCCGGATGAGAGATATCCCCTCCAAGGAAGTGGTGCACCTTATTACCAATCTCCATCCAACTATATGCACATTGCTTTTTCACTCCTTGCTCTTTCATCTGTAGCCTCACTCTTGTGACTTCATCCCACATGCCAGCCGCAGCATATATATTAGACAAAACAACATAAGCGCCAGAATGATGTGGATTCCATTCCACAATTTTCTTAGCTGCTAATTCCCCTAATTCTACATTCAAGTAAACACTGCAGGCAGCTAAAAGAGCACCCCAGACTCCAGCATCAGCTTCAAAAGGCATCAATCGTATTATTTTTGATGCCTTTTCCAGCTGACCTGCTCGACTCAGTATATCAACCAAGCAAGAATAGTGTTCAGGTCCAGGAAAAATCCCATATTCTTTTACCATTAGGTCAAAGAAGTCCATACTTTCATTTACTTTCCCTGCATGACCACAAGCTGATAATAAACTAAGAAAAGTTACCCCATCTGGTTTAACACCAACCACTTCCATCTGGTTGAAGAAATCAACAGCCTTTTCATAGAGACCGTGCTGCGCAAATGCAGAAATGATTGTATTCCATGAAACAAGGCATGCTCCATTCATTTGTCTAAAAGCTTGCTCAGCATCAAGAATGCTACCACATTTACTATACATAGTAATCAAGGAATGACACAAAGAAACATCTGATTCAAAGCCATATTTTATAACAAGCACGTGCATTTGCCTGCCTTCCTTAACTGATGCAAGACCAGAACAAGCAGTGAAAACAGAAACAAGGGTGAAAATATCCGGTTGGATAGCCAGCTTAACCATTTCTGAACACAACTTAAGTGCTTCCTCTCCTATCCCATTTAGTGTATAACCTGCACCATATATTACAATCACCTTAGccttcaaacttttgaaaaaaaaaaaagtaacctCCCTTCTAAAACATGAAAGGATCTTTAGCTTTTCAATATCTAAAGCAATATTTCCTAAGTCAACAACCACGACACTTTTTTGTATCAGATGTTTGCAAAGCCATTGTAAACTATATTCTGCATCAACTAGTACATACTAAGCATTTTTTCCCTCAAGAAATGAAAGGAACACAGTGCAGCTACTATACATCTTCTGATTCGGATCAAAGTACGATTACTAcaattttattccaattttgTCATTATATGATCATCAAAAATAGCAAAACAGACACTCTATTGTAGATAAAGAAGCAAACAGACCTGTTATCATTGCATTCCAACAGGGTAGATCTTTGCACCAAATTCCATCAAACAAGGTCCTAGCATCCTCCACCTTTCCTTCCTTAAAATACCCAGTTATCATAGCCGTCATAGCAACAACATTCTTACTGGGCATCCGCTCATACAACTCCTTGGCTTCATCAAACCTGCCATTATCAACATACCCACTAATCATCACCGTCCAAGAAACAACATTTCTATACGGCATCTCATCAAACAAAGCCCTCGCCTTCTCAAATTCCCCTACCTTCATATACCCATCCATCATTGCTGTATAAGAAATCACATTCTTTCTAGGCATTTCTTGGAAAAGCATTTCAGCTTCTTTCACTCTATCCCATCTTATAAACCCTGACATCATCGCATTGTACGACTCGGTATTCCTCTCAGGCATTGCTTTAAAATACTGGAAAGCTTCATCTAAGTATCCATTTTCGACACAACCGGCGATCATGGAGTTCCAGGAGAGTATATTTCTATCAGGCATTGAAATAAAAAGTTTCTTCGATTCCTGAAGAAACCCATTCTGCCAGTAGCCGGTAATGATAGAGTTCCAGGAGACGACGTCGGGAGTTGGCATATTATCGAACAGTTGGCAGGCAGCTTTAATGTTACCGGCCCGTGAAAGCTCCCGGATCCTAACGTTGCAATCATAGACACGGGGAGCAGAGAAGGAGTGGTACTTAGCTGCGTAAAGAAGAGCTTTGAAAGCGAAAGGAATTTGAAATATGGGGAGAAGAGAGGGAGAGATTATGGGTGTGGATTGGAGGGAAAAGCGAAGGAGCATGACAGCAAAATACTGAATTATTATTACATGAGAAGAAATAGAAATTGGAATTTTGAGTGGGGCGAGTTTTTGTGCAAGAAAGATGggtttaatttaacaatttaataaaagaaaaatgtttatATAAAAAACTATTAAACATGAAATACAAATgtatactttaaaaaaatatgaagatGACATTAGTTGGCTGGGACTCCATGAGTCAACCTCAGTCTCTTGGTGGTCTTGGACTTCGGTATATGAGAGATCAAGATATCTTGTTCTTTTATGAAGATCGGGTGAATTTGGTACCTAAGGACCGTACCTTACGGGTACAAGTCCTTTGAGCGAAGTATGATTTGAAAGAACAATTACCGGATAGCATTGTTAGAAGTAAATGCTTACATTTTTGAAGGGCCCTTTCTAAGCTATGACCCTTATTTCGAGAGAATTTACCTTGGTCAATAGGAAATGATAATAACATTTGTAGTTGGAAGTATTTATGGGTTCCGACAGCAGGTCCTTTGATAATGCAAATACATGCTCCTGATAATCTTAATTCGGATTGCCCTCTTAGTGAAATGGTTACACCGGATGGAAGTTGGAATCTTGACCTTTTTTGCATATGGTTGTCAAAGGATGTGGTTAGGGAAATAGTAAGTATTCCTCCTCCTCACCCTTCTTCAGGATCGGATAAGGTTATTGGACACGTACAGCATAAAGGTCCTTTTCTGTTCGAAGTGCCCTTTGGTCTTTAAAGGAAAACTCTTGAAATTCTAAAGATGACTTATGGAAGAACACATGGAAATATTAAGGGTCGCTGAGAGTCAAAAGTTTCCTTTGGTTAGTTTCTAAGCAAAGGCTACTTACTAACGCGAAGCATACTTGATGGGGAATTGGGTATAACAGCTCTTGCTTGTTATGCGAACATGAAACAGAGGATACTCTTCATGTGTTTCGGGATTGTTCGGCAGCGAAAAAAGTGTGGATGCATATTGCCCCACTTGATCAACAACACAATTTTTTCTCTGGGACTCTAGTATTGCTTAAATTCTAACATTATTTGTTCCACAAGGTTTCCTAGATGAGGAATAATCTAGTCTTGTCTTTTTGGACTAATTGCTTGTTGCATATGGAAGAATAAGAATTTGCTTATCTTCCAAGAACAGtcttaaaattgttaaaatttcctATAGTTAGACACAGCAGTATGAGTTAAGCCATAATGGATATGAACAAATGAACATACTTTTGATACTCGAGCACCCTTGATAGGTAAGTGGGTACACTTATTCACTGATGGTGCAGTGGATAGAGGTTCTGTACGTGCTTCTAATGGTGGAGTGTTGTGTGACTAGAATAGGAATTAAATCTTGGGGTATAATCACTATATGAGAAAATGCACAGTTTTTGAAACTATAACTATGGGATATTTTAGATGGTATACTTATTTTGCTTAGCAAAGGTTTTAAAAAAGTTAGGATTTAGACTGAAAATCTAGAGGTGGCCAGAGCATTACAAGATAGTGTGACGGTGGATTCAGGAATCACGGTGCTCAGGAGGGTCCAACGGATTACGAGAATTGAAGGACAATGGTGGATTAGGTATGTTCCTAGGGAGGTTAATCTAATTGCTGACTGGTTGGCTAAGTTGAGTTTAGGATGGAAGACAGGCTTACAGGTTTATGATGACGCCTTTAATGAAGTCTTAAAAATTTTCCAACAAGATAAAGCTAGTAGAGCTTTCGAACAATTTAATTTGATGTAACCCGATTGCTTGTTTatcacaaaaaaatatataatcttcCAAAAATATTAGTACGggaaaatttaaactaatttgagctaaccatttacaaatatagaaaattataaatagAATATGAGGTAGGTATTATGGATTAGACCTATTTTGAACGATTATGTATACTATCAATGGTATGCATAAGTTCTATTTGAACTTGACCTTTCATGTACGCTTGCTAAGAGTACTTTAAAATGTTTCTGATATGACAAGATTACTTACAATTCCCATATAAGTCGAAGACTACTTAGATTTCAATAAAAacaatgaatttgaaaattttggattttgattttattataacTTTGAGATGAAACTTATATgattatttaaaattacaaaacatgatttttttttaataaatagaactaaaagtttttagtaaaagaaattaaacaaattaatctCTCAGTCTGAAAAATTTGCATCCAATTGAGCTTGTGATGGCAAAAAGGAAATCTATTAAGCCCTTCCATTAACAAAACTATCATTGACCGGTTTAACCGTTAATGATCGCTAATATGACTAATAAAAGCAATGAAAAGTTACACATGCCATAagatatagatatatatttaagaaaaaatgataattaaaagaaTATGATAATGCACATCtaaaatgaatttggacaaataAACGTTTAAGTTCATTTAAATAtgggcatatatatatttaaatttgttttaaacaTGATTTGTCATATTgcgaaaaaaatagtaaaaataataattattatgaaaaatcataaaatcctTAAAAGAATGAAAAGTAAAAATGTGTTTGGATGGTGGGATGAAATATCAACACTAATGGATGGTGGGATGAAATATCAACACTAATTTggaattatgtatatttattgcacaTATATATTTGTGCCACATTTTATTTCAGTCCTGTGATTATTTTGacctttttaataatatttataatttcacaatttctttagaattttaaaaatattataaccaTTTTATGATTCTAATGAAGTTCCATAATTCTTTAATAATAAtacttttgtaatttttaatacttttataatGCGTTcattgttttataatttaataacgtTTTAACTTAAGACAAATGAATGTTGACATTGATATAAACACGTATGTCATACATTTATCTAGATTACTTATTTTTCCACCAAGGACTCGATCAGTTCCATTTTATTTCTTGGAGCTCATTTaattctttattaaaaaaaaaaacccgaaCTTGTTTTTAATACCAACTATCCACGTTGGGAAGACATTAGGCCTCCCATAAGATAATCAAACTTTTAAATGAGAGCTTGACATATTTCCAGTAATGTAAAATCCATTTAATGTTGGACATTATTTtgcattttaaaattcaaaaattttcagtTGGATTTTCATACCACTATTTGATGTTCACATCTAAGCACAAAACATCGTGtgaaataaaatactaaaatgcaccaacattatatatttattatttttaacaaatcCAAAATGACCATAAGCAAATTAGGGATTTGTGATCGCTGccactcaaaaaataaaaataaaaaagcagcCCACACTCCAAATGGACACATTTTTTATTGTCATTTAGTTCAGTTAATGGCTATTTGATTAATCATTCTCGGAAACTCGTAGCCAATTCACTAAAAAGGCCCATGAATTCACGTTACCACCCTAACATACCAAAGATTTTGTACCCTCCACAACATTTTCTTAAGCCAAATCAATAACTGACACGATTAAACAAGTTTGACTCGCAACAAATAAACAACCAAAGCCACTACTGTGTGGCAAAGCAACTTTCGATTAAgcaaaaacacatttaaacagaCTATACCAGACATGAGCTATTGTCCATTAACATATCAGACGCCCCACTTCATCATCACATCACATTGAACCTACCACTACCATCATGGCCTAAAAGATGAttagaaaaaacaaaaaaccaaTACATTTGCCTAAAAATAAACAATAGTTTCTTCTTTCTAAGCGACTGATCCACACACATGGAAATTAAGCACGCTCTCCTCTGATCCTACGAGCCAACTGGATGTCCTTGGGCATAATTGTGACACGCTTGGCGTGGATCGCACAAAGGTTGGTGTCTTCAAAAAGACCCACAAGGTATGCCTCTGCAGCTTCCTGGAGAGCTAGAACAGCATGGCTCTGGAAACGCAAATCAGTCTGCAAACAAAGATCATATCAATGATTGTCAACCAAAAGACAATACCATCAATTGCCAAGGAATTGACACAATAATAGAGATATTCCGTACCTTGAAGTCCTGGGCAATTTCACGAACAAGCCTCTGGAAAGGCAATTTCCTGATAAGAAGCTCAGtactcttttggtactttcgaaTTTCACTGTAAAAATGAATTACAATATGTTAAAAAACCCATAAAAAGAAACACCCACACTCATAAGAACAAGAACAATGTTTAGAAAATATGAAAGAATACCGAAGAGCAACAGTTCCAGGACGGTAGCGATGAGGCTTCTTCACACCACCGGTGGTTGGGGCAGATTTACGGGCAGCCTGTTATACAACAGAGATATATCAGAAGTTAATTACAGAACAAGAAAGCTCAAATTTGGTAAACCGTATAATGTTTTGAATGCAATAAAATGAATCACCTTGGTAGCAAGTTGCTTCCTTGGAGCCTTCCCACCAGTCGACTTACGGGCTGTCTGCTTGGTACGGGCCATCTCTGCAAAGATATGAATAATTTCAGAagacaattaaaaaatataaaactagtTACATTTTCTCATTAACTACCAAACATAACACGGAAAAGCCAGATCTTAGATAATTACTGTATAATTCCCAAAAGCCCTAATCTTCAAACTAGAAAACTTCTAAGCCAAAAAAGAAAATCAGAATAGGATTTAAAACAGAAGTCGAAGGTCCTAAATGAACTCAGAACAGAATCAGAGTGccctaattataaataaattcaacCTTACCTCCCCTATTTCCCTAATTCAACTTAAACTAcatgaaatacaaaaacaaattaaaagaatCAGAATTTACAAACCCTAATTTactataaaaataaacaaataaataagagcCAAGAGAGCGAGGGAAGGTTACTAACTCAAAAATCTGAGACAAACGCTTATTTATCTTCTGGTTCAAATGTTCGAAAAGGATAGCAATTAAGAGGTATTTATAGAAGGTTGGGGGGTTTGTTAATGAAGTTGATCCGACGGTTCGGATATACTATCCGTGTGTTTCTTTTGTACGAGATCTGACGGTAAAAACTGTCACAAGTTGTGTTTTCTGAGAGGAAAAGGACGGTTGGGATTAGATTATAGAGGGAAGACACGGATCGTGATGGTTTGATTGCTTGATTCTTATTGGTCGACTAAAATTGCTTTTTAGCACAAATGTTTTTAAGGTTGGATTTACCACAGAAACTTGGATTAATTTAATGTTCAATATAGAAGAATTTGAGTTCAAGTATCCTGAAGTGTATTATCTTTATATTTATGGGATGGGAGGGGTTTTAGATAGTtttaaatattgtgtaaaaaaaacagatatgatcataatttataatgagattattaaaaaatatacatagcAAGTTTGATTTGGATTAACATTTACTTATAAATAGGTGAATGCATGGGTTAAATTATGAAAGTTGTTGTAATTTGGTATTAGTCCTTAATAGATTTAAGAAAGAATTTTGAGTAGTTTGAACTtagattttattataattttgatagtaaaattataagattatttaaatttataaaaatcataattttttttggcAAAAGGGATTAAAAAACTCttaatgaaaattaataaatcaatttacatcttaaaaaaaatatatgcacAGAATTGAAGTCccaaaagcaaaattaaaaaaaataaaaaataaaactctttCATTACcaataatttttgtttaaaagaGGGGAGAAATAGACATCAAAGCTCCTTTTGATGTAACATATAAATTTGTTTCGCTTCATTCCAAacacaattcaaatatatattaacaaaaatggtaaaaaattataataattaatagtaaaaataaaatttaaaaattatttttaaaaaagagtaAGAAGtgttttgaagaaaatttttatttgtcCTTAATAACATGTGATATTTTGGCTTATAATTGACTATTTTGACAAATCTTTTCATAGTTAACAATATTTATGATCTTTAATCATTTTTAACattctttataattttatacaagattttaaatatattacaatattttCAATTAGGTCAAATAAATATAAACAGATAAATAATCAACTTGAGCCTTGATTTTTGggcaaattttttttcttaagatattaactaattaattatataGAAATACTCGGAAAAGAAAAACATCCTCTATCTTGTCTAATTTTAGAAAGGTTAGAAACGACATAGGAAGGGTATCAAAAATCTACAAatcctttttctaattaaaattagTTTGACTAAATAGTCTGTAGCTTGATTTACTCTCTAGGAATATAAAGCAAGAACCACCGTTTTTCTTGTGCcaaaatattttgtatatatcTAATCAAAGTTGAATTTGACGTGCTAGACTATAGGAACGCTTCCTTAATTAGTTTTAACAACCTCCAAACTATAAGATTTGATTATTCCATTATCAAAGGCCTTTACATTAGGTTAGCTTGAGACTATCCAAAATATCCTAAAGTTCGGCATCAATGACTGAACACTTTTCTAAATAACAGTTATAGCCAAGACACCCATTCCCATTCTCATCACAAATTACTCCCCCGAAAACTACATTACCTAATTAATTTCCTTCCAAGGCTCATTGGGCCAAATTTGTTTTTAGAAATAATGACCTATTCACgttacaatttaataaaaaaattttaattaaccatttaattacTCGTTTCTTTAATTTTAGAAGTTAAGTTTTTTTATCAAAACATCTTAAAATGACTGAAATTTTTAACACTCTGAATCTCaacatttgaaattaattaatttttaatatttttaatattgtttattttacaattttttaaataattctaagaattttcaatattttaaaaaataactaattgTTGATGTTATAGTTTCAACTTTAATTTTCGAATAATTTGAAAAAagatacaaatataaatatttaaaaataaaaaaattaatttgaaagctaaaatgattttttttccaaagttggcctaaataagtaattatacattttttctaatatctcaaattattaaataagaaGTATCTTAGGTAAATATAGAATCAACTTCAAAATCTTGGAACCAAAAATTTCACCTTAAATGCCACTTGTAAGCACAAAACATCTTGAGCCTCTTAACAAAAGCACCAatatcatttctttattttacgcTGACCACAGTAATAAGATACGCTGAAAATCACGCATCCCACTTTTCCCAAGGACACATTTTCATTACCGACCTGGTTCAATCGCTCTTTCCGGCAGGTTTACAAATTTAAGCCCATAAATTTAAACATGCCCCCTCCAAAATATTCTCTTCACGGGCTGATTCCACAACACGACTAAACAAGATTTGCTTTacaatatatgaataaatattcgAAGTCACTAGTTTTGATCAGGAAGCACATTTAAACAAACTATACCAGACATGAGTGTTCTTAACCATTAAAATATCAGACATCACACTCTCCACCATAACCCCATTTCATCATAACATTGAACCTCAGCACTAAGATAAACCTATCTTTTAATATTGGCCTAAAAGAggaataaaattaaacataaaaaaaaaatagtacaaTACATCTGCCTAACAACAAACAACAGTTTCTCCATTCTAAGTTAAGTGATCAACACACTTGGAAATTAAGCACGCTCGCCCCTGATCCTACGAGCCAACTGGATGTCCTTGGGCATTATAGTAACACGCTTGGCGTGGATCGCACACAGGTTGGTGTCTTCAAAGAGACCCACAAGGTATGCTTCTGCAGCTTCCTGAAGAGCAAGAACGGCATGGCTCTGGAAACGCAAATCAGTCTGCAAA encodes:
- the LOC107951733 gene encoding pentatricopeptide repeat-containing protein At4g02750, producing MLLRFSLQSTPIISPSLLPIFQIPFAFKALLYAAKYHSFSAPRVYDCNVRIRELSRAGNIKAACQLFDNMPTPDVVSWNSIITGYWQNGFLQESKKLFISMPDRNILSWNSMIAGCVENGYLDEAFQYFKAMPERNTESYNAMMSGFIRWDRVKEAEMLFQEMPRKNVISYTAMMDGYMKVGEFEKARALFDEMPYRNVVSWTVMISGYVDNGRFDEAKELYERMPSKNVVAMTAMITGYFKEGKVEDARTLFDGIWCKDLPCWNAMITGYTLNGIGEEALKLCSEMVKLAIQPDIFTLVSVFTACSGLASVKEGRQMHVLVIKYGFESDVSLCHSLITMYSKCGSILDAEQAFRQMNGACLVSWNTIISAFAQHGLYEKAVDFFNQMEVVGVKPDGVTFLSLLSACGHAGKVNESMDFFDLMVKEYGIFPGPEHYSCLVDILSRAGQLEKASKIIRLMPFEADAGVWGALLAACSVYLNVELGELAAKKIVEWNPHHSGAYVVLSNIYAAAGMWDEVTRVRLQMKEQGVKKQCAYSWMEIGNKVHHFLGGDISHPDTNKIHLEIKSISLQMKALVNIAEIDLLWSSFD
- the LOC107951735 gene encoding histone H3.3, which produces MARTKQTARKSTGGKAPRKQLATKAARKSAPTTGGVKKPHRYRPGTVALREIRKYQKSTELLIRKLPFQRLVREIAQDFKTDLRFQSHAVLALQEAAEAYLVGLFEDTNLCAIHAKRVTIMPKDIQLARRIRGERA